From Acidobacteriota bacterium, the proteins below share one genomic window:
- a CDS encoding ester cyclase, protein MTRDEVLDLIGRWQQTLDRRDPHAYAALYDDDARLDSPMAGSRIGKAGVTRVFDAFFSAFPDGVFTPEPPIVDMNTGRVVVVASAHGTHTGELMGLSPTGKTFRFPIVFLLDVRDGLIVRERRVYDFTGLLVQIGVLKAKPV, encoded by the coding sequence ATGACGCGAGACGAAGTGCTCGATCTCATCGGCCGATGGCAGCAGACGCTCGACCGCCGCGATCCGCACGCGTACGCCGCGTTGTACGACGACGATGCGCGGCTCGACAGCCCGATGGCGGGATCGCGCATCGGCAAGGCCGGCGTGACGCGCGTGTTCGACGCCTTCTTCTCGGCGTTCCCCGACGGCGTCTTCACGCCCGAGCCGCCCATCGTCGACATGAACACCGGCCGTGTCGTGGTGGTGGCCTCCGCCCATGGCACGCACACGGGCGAGCTGATGGGCTTGTCTCCGACGGGCAAGACGTTCCGGTTTCCGATCGTGTTCCTGCTCGACGTGCGCGACGGCCTGATCGTGCGCGAACGCCGCGTCTACGACTTCACCGGCCTGCTCGTGCAGATCGGCGTGCTGAAGGCGAAGCCGGTGTGA
- a CDS encoding ABC transporter ATP-binding protein has protein sequence MATTVLVRDLRKAYGTTRAADGVSFEIVDGEIFGLLGPNGAGKTTTIECVIGLRQPDSGLIEVCGIDARRQPQEIKQRIGAALQSVALQDQITPREALAVFGAFYRRRLDPAALLERFGLTAKADAYFSTLSGGQRQRLALALAFVNAPDLVFLDEPTAGLDVEVRRELRGEILRMRADGHTVLLTTHDIEEAEALCDRIAIIDHGRVVATGTPGDLIARSTGTTAVTVVTTSPVPGGVLTSIGGAHDVNQRDGRLTFAAANVTRALADLVPRLSAAGIEIVELHAEKATLEDVLLQVTASAHAATQAETAER, from the coding sequence ATGGCGACCACCGTGCTCGTCCGCGATCTCCGGAAGGCCTACGGCACCACGCGGGCGGCCGACGGCGTGAGCTTCGAGATCGTCGACGGCGAGATCTTCGGCCTCCTCGGCCCGAACGGCGCGGGCAAGACCACGACGATCGAGTGCGTCATCGGGCTGCGGCAGCCCGACAGCGGCCTCATCGAGGTGTGCGGCATCGACGCCCGCCGGCAGCCGCAGGAGATCAAGCAGCGGATCGGCGCGGCGCTCCAGTCCGTCGCGCTGCAGGATCAGATCACGCCGCGCGAGGCGCTCGCCGTGTTCGGTGCGTTCTACCGCCGCCGGCTCGACCCGGCGGCATTGCTCGAACGGTTCGGCCTCACCGCGAAAGCCGACGCCTATTTCTCGACCCTGTCCGGCGGCCAGCGGCAGCGCCTGGCCCTCGCGCTCGCCTTCGTCAACGCCCCGGATCTCGTGTTCCTCGACGAGCCGACCGCCGGGCTGGACGTCGAGGTTCGACGGGAGCTGCGCGGCGAGATCCTCCGCATGAGAGCGGACGGCCACACGGTGCTGCTCACGACCCACGACATCGAGGAGGCCGAGGCCCTCTGCGATCGCATCGCCATCATCGACCACGGCCGCGTCGTCGCGACCGGCACGCCCGGCGATCTCATCGCCCGCTCCACCGGCACCACGGCGGTCACGGTCGTGACGACGTCGCCGGTGCCAGGGGGCGTGCTGACCTCGATTGGCGGCGCGCACGACGTGAACCAGCGTGACGGCCGACTGACGTTCGCGGCCGCGAACGTCACGCGCGCGCTCGCCGACCTCGTGCCGCGCCTGTCGGCCGCCGGAATCGAGATCGTCGAGCTCCACGCCGAGAAGGCCACGCTCGAGGACGTCCTGCTGCAGGTGACCGCCTCGGCGCACGCGGCCACGCAGGCGGAGACGGCCGAGCGATGA
- a CDS encoding PadR family transcriptional regulator: MSPTEKPSALLQGTLDMLILKTLALEPMHGYGIGVRITQISQQAFQVNPGSLFPAFRRLERDGLIKGEWRATENNRRAKWYALTPRGRARLKAQTRDWQTQAAAIAMILGATPGDL; this comes from the coding sequence ATGAGCCCGACCGAGAAGCCGAGCGCCCTGCTGCAGGGCACGCTCGACATGCTGATCCTGAAGACGCTCGCCCTCGAGCCGATGCACGGCTACGGCATCGGCGTCCGCATCACCCAGATCAGCCAACAGGCGTTCCAGGTGAATCCCGGGTCGCTGTTCCCGGCGTTCCGGCGGCTGGAGCGCGACGGGTTGATCAAGGGCGAGTGGCGGGCGACCGAGAACAACCGCCGCGCCAAGTGGTACGCGCTCACGCCGCGCGGCCGTGCGCGGCTGAAGGCGCAGACGCGCGACTGGCAGACGCAGGCCGCCGCCATCGCGATGATCCTCGGCGCCACGCCGGGAGACCTGTGA
- a CDS encoding VWA domain-containing protein translates to MSRAWGAVLCLAVSGVVLTAARQQYTFQGAANSVPVYTTVVDAGGRLVTDLVESDFEVFDNGAPQALTLFANEIQPITIVVMLDRSQSMERNNDLVRDAAGQFIGHLDDTDRAKVGSFSNHIQIDPQEFTSDRAVLAGILRDRLVGPGMTPLWNATARAMDALSGETRRKVVLVFTDGFNTPQWGEGNVSFSTVQRRAQVEGVMIYAVGLADVCGDSLMGMPGVPRFEEQRPGGRLPPMGPGRRPGGPIGRGPLGRPPVPFPPPIGRPPGDGFPGLPGDPRDDEVRRPRCVATKPDPGLREIADMSGGGYFELSSTDNLAATFTRVADELHRQYLLAYQPPAFDGTLHTIDVRVRKPGVIARARRSYLAPLAATSAREAVQPR, encoded by the coding sequence ATGTCACGTGCGTGGGGTGCCGTGCTCTGCCTGGCCGTTTCCGGCGTCGTGCTCACGGCTGCACGGCAGCAATACACGTTTCAAGGCGCCGCCAACTCGGTGCCGGTCTACACCACGGTCGTCGACGCGGGCGGGCGGCTCGTCACGGATCTCGTCGAGAGCGACTTCGAGGTCTTCGACAACGGCGCCCCGCAGGCGCTGACGCTCTTCGCCAACGAGATCCAGCCCATCACGATCGTCGTCATGCTCGACCGCAGCCAGAGCATGGAACGGAACAACGACCTCGTGCGGGACGCGGCCGGGCAGTTCATCGGCCACCTCGACGACACGGACCGCGCGAAAGTCGGCAGCTTCAGCAATCACATCCAGATCGATCCGCAGGAATTCACGAGCGACCGCGCCGTGCTGGCCGGCATCCTGCGGGATCGGCTGGTCGGCCCGGGCATGACGCCGCTCTGGAACGCGACGGCGCGGGCGATGGACGCCCTGTCGGGCGAAACGCGGCGCAAGGTCGTGCTCGTGTTCACCGACGGCTTCAACACGCCGCAATGGGGCGAAGGCAACGTGTCGTTCTCGACGGTCCAGCGGCGCGCGCAGGTCGAGGGCGTGATGATCTACGCCGTCGGTCTTGCGGACGTCTGCGGCGACAGCCTGATGGGCATGCCGGGTGTTCCGCGCTTCGAGGAACAGCGGCCGGGAGGACGGCTGCCACCCATGGGACCGGGCCGGCGGCCGGGCGGGCCGATCGGACGAGGCCCGCTTGGCCGGCCGCCCGTGCCGTTCCCTCCGCCGATCGGGCGGCCGCCCGGCGACGGCTTTCCGGGCCTCCCGGGCGATCCGCGCGACGATGAGGTGCGCCGCCCCAGGTGCGTGGCGACGAAGCCCGACCCCGGGCTCCGCGAGATCGCGGACATGAGCGGCGGCGGCTACTTCGAGCTCTCGAGTACCGACAACCTGGCGGCCACGTTCACGCGCGTCGCCGACGAGCTGCACCGGCAGTACCTGCTCGCGTATCAACCGCCGGCGTTCGACGGGACGCTGCACACGATCGACGTGCGGGTCCGGAAACCCGGCGTGATCGCAAGGGCGCGGCGGTCGTATCTGGCGCCGCTCGCGGCCACGTCAGCACGCGAGGCCGTTCAGCCGCGATAG
- the xylB gene encoding xylulokinase, whose amino-acid sequence MILGLDVGTGGSRAVLVDQQGAILASATRPHAPFTSPGPAWAEQDPEDWWHAAAGALRDVLAAANVRASDIAGIGLSGQMHGAVLLDGRGEVIRPAIIWCDQRTAGECRWLHDEIGPARLLELTSNPALTNFTLTKLLWVRRNEPDRWARVAHVLLPKDYVRYRLSGAFATDVADASGTLLLDVAGRQWSAEMLDAVELSRALLPDVFESPAVTAAVSADAARVSGLAAGTPIVAGAGDQAAGAVGMGITRPGAVSVTIGTSGVVFAATERPALDRRGRIHTFCHAVPDRWHVMGVTQAAGLSLRWLRDQWFGDASSGEAAYDRITAEAAGVPPGSDGVLWAPYLMGERTPHCDPDVRAALVGLAATHSRGHVARAVLEGVAFSLKDSFAVFEELGLPVTTVRVGGGGARSALWRDIQATVYGRPVVTVAAEEGAAYGAALLAGVGAGAWPSVDEACDRVVHTSVTTPPLGDAVATMRGQYERYRRIYPALRSITRLE is encoded by the coding sequence ATGATCCTCGGTCTGGACGTCGGCACGGGCGGCTCGAGGGCCGTGCTCGTCGATCAGCAGGGCGCGATCCTCGCGTCGGCCACGAGGCCGCACGCGCCCTTCACGTCGCCTGGTCCCGCGTGGGCCGAACAGGATCCGGAAGACTGGTGGCACGCGGCTGCCGGCGCTCTCAGGGACGTGCTGGCGGCGGCGAACGTGCGCGCATCGGACATCGCCGGCATCGGCCTGTCAGGACAGATGCACGGCGCCGTGCTCCTCGACGGTCGCGGTGAGGTCATCCGCCCGGCCATCATCTGGTGCGATCAGCGAACGGCCGGCGAATGCCGCTGGCTCCACGACGAGATCGGGCCGGCGCGGCTCCTCGAGCTGACGAGCAACCCCGCGCTCACGAATTTCACGCTGACGAAGCTCCTCTGGGTGCGTCGCAACGAGCCCGATCGCTGGGCGCGCGTGGCGCACGTCCTCCTGCCGAAGGACTACGTCCGCTACCGGCTGAGCGGCGCGTTCGCGACCGATGTCGCGGACGCCTCCGGCACCCTGCTGCTCGACGTGGCAGGCCGCCAGTGGTCCGCCGAGATGCTCGACGCCGTCGAGCTCTCCCGGGCGCTCCTGCCGGACGTCTTTGAATCGCCTGCCGTCACGGCCGCCGTCTCGGCCGACGCTGCGCGCGTGTCAGGCCTCGCGGCCGGGACGCCGATCGTCGCCGGCGCCGGCGATCAGGCGGCGGGCGCCGTCGGGATGGGCATCACGCGGCCGGGCGCCGTGAGCGTGACGATCGGGACGTCGGGCGTCGTGTTCGCGGCGACGGAGCGGCCCGCGCTCGACCGCCGCGGCCGCATTCATACGTTCTGTCACGCCGTGCCTGATCGATGGCACGTGATGGGCGTCACCCAAGCCGCCGGGCTGTCGCTGAGATGGCTGCGTGATCAGTGGTTCGGCGATGCGTCGAGCGGCGAGGCCGCGTACGATCGGATCACCGCCGAAGCCGCCGGCGTACCGCCGGGATCCGACGGCGTTCTCTGGGCACCGTACTTGATGGGCGAGCGTACGCCGCACTGTGACCCCGACGTGCGCGCCGCCCTCGTCGGGTTGGCGGCCACGCACTCGCGCGGTCATGTCGCGCGCGCCGTGCTCGAAGGTGTCGCGTTCAGCCTGAAGGACAGCTTCGCGGTGTTCGAGGAACTTGGGCTGCCGGTGACGACCGTGCGCGTCGGTGGTGGCGGCGCCCGCTCGGCGCTCTGGCGCGACATCCAGGCGACCGTGTACGGCCGTCCGGTCGTCACCGTCGCGGCCGAGGAAGGCGCGGCCTACGGCGCGGCGCTGCTGGCCGGCGTCGGCGCCGGCGCCTGGCCGTCCGTGGACGAGGCCTGCGATCGCGTCGTCCACACGTCGGTCACCACGCCGCCGCTGGGCGATGCCGTCGCCACGATGCGGGGCCAGTACGAACGGTACCGGCGGATCTATCCTGCGCTGCGCAGCATCACGCGGCTCGAGTGA
- a CDS encoding ABC transporter permease: MSALARQFALHLRLYFRNTMAMVYGYLFPTIFLIAFWTLYRYDQVPLVRHMGELLTITVLGGACFGLPTTIVGERERGVWRRYRLTPVPTAAVVASTVLARYVLLLTAGALQLVLAMGLGMPWPRHPLDLWLAFTFVSFAFLGLGLVIATMADNVPAVQALGQSLFLPMLIIGGVAVPLTSLPPWAEHVSAFLPGRYAVEVIQAAVSGSGLTGSLFNLAALLAIGVAGCLAGGKLFRWDRDQRFAALQGKGWLAVALVAWIGVGLAAEARGRARSVASAVATVPSAPPASPSVPASNEPAAEPETPTASTTTTAAPAETPKATAPQTTTARREPSATHAPTAPPRPAVASPPAATATRSGAARAGVPPATPAEPLPATPAAAPPTPPVPASWQAVTLADIDRDLTFDRLPSDRSVVTPIATSDMQPDPDVADQVALVDDALLSWSPGLVPDPVQRARNLLGVLGVHDVAQTALEAYLPRIVFRQLLDASPRDELIKVLYWIALHPEGGTTLTAEDVAPLQLKAMPPDDEEIRNRTAIYAVKLLGRLTGHIK; encoded by the coding sequence ATGAGCGCCCTGGCTCGCCAGTTCGCCCTGCACCTTCGGCTCTACTTCCGGAACACGATGGCCATGGTCTACGGCTATCTCTTCCCGACGATCTTCCTGATCGCGTTCTGGACGCTCTATCGGTACGACCAGGTGCCGCTCGTCCGGCACATGGGCGAACTGCTGACCATCACGGTGCTGGGCGGCGCGTGCTTCGGCCTTCCGACGACGATCGTCGGCGAGCGCGAGCGCGGCGTGTGGCGCCGCTATCGTCTCACGCCGGTGCCGACGGCCGCCGTCGTCGCGAGCACAGTGCTGGCCCGCTACGTCCTGCTCTTGACGGCCGGTGCGCTGCAGCTCGTGCTCGCCATGGGCCTCGGCATGCCGTGGCCGCGCCACCCGCTCGATCTGTGGCTGGCGTTCACCTTCGTGTCGTTCGCGTTTCTCGGGCTCGGGCTGGTGATCGCGACGATGGCCGACAACGTCCCGGCCGTGCAGGCGCTCGGTCAGAGCCTGTTCCTGCCGATGCTGATCATCGGCGGCGTGGCGGTGCCGCTCACGAGCCTGCCTCCTTGGGCGGAACACGTGTCGGCGTTCCTGCCGGGCCGTTACGCCGTCGAGGTGATCCAGGCGGCGGTGAGCGGCAGCGGCCTTACCGGAAGCCTGTTCAACCTCGCGGCGCTCCTCGCAATCGGAGTCGCGGGGTGTCTCGCCGGCGGCAAGCTCTTCCGCTGGGATCGAGATCAGCGGTTCGCAGCGTTGCAGGGCAAGGGCTGGCTCGCCGTCGCGCTCGTCGCCTGGATCGGCGTCGGCCTGGCCGCCGAGGCGCGCGGCCGAGCGCGGAGCGTGGCCTCGGCGGTTGCCACGGTCCCGTCGGCCCCGCCGGCTTCTCCTTCGGTGCCGGCGAGCAACGAGCCGGCGGCCGAACCAGAAACGCCCACCGCATCGACGACAACGACAGCCGCGCCGGCCGAGACACCCAAGGCCACGGCGCCGCAGACCACCACGGCGCGGCGCGAGCCGTCCGCGACGCACGCTCCCACGGCGCCTCCTCGACCCGCCGTCGCGAGCCCGCCGGCCGCAACCGCGACGCGAAGCGGCGCGGCGCGGGCTGGTGTTCCGCCCGCGACTCCCGCTGAACCGCTGCCCGCGACGCCGGCTGCCGCGCCGCCAACGCCACCGGTGCCGGCGTCCTGGCAGGCGGTCACCCTCGCCGACATCGATCGCGATCTCACCTTCGATCGGCTGCCCTCCGATCGCAGCGTCGTCACGCCCATCGCGACGAGCGACATGCAGCCCGATCCCGATGTTGCGGACCAGGTCGCGCTCGTCGACGACGCGCTGCTGTCGTGGTCGCCCGGTCTCGTCCCCGATCCGGTCCAACGCGCTCGCAATCTGCTTGGCGTGCTCGGCGTGCACGACGTCGCACAGACGGCGCTCGAGGCGTACCTGCCGCGGATCGTGTTTCGCCAACTGTTGGACGCGTCACCACGCGACGAGTTGATCAAGGTGCTCTACTGGATCGCGCTCCATCCCGAGGGTGGGACGACGCTGACGGCGGAGGACGTCGCGCCGCTGCAGCTCAAGGCGATGCCGCCCGACGACGAGGAGATCCGCAATCGCACGGCAATCTACGCCGTGAAGCTCCTCGGCCGCCTCACGGGACACATCAAATAA
- a CDS encoding DUF4159 domain-containing protein, with protein MLRIRARVWLAVALAVLAAAPAVLYAQWGRFGGGRGAMILPNAPYDGRFAFVRIRYRSGGSWSADYPAMERNLSTMLKALTSMDPHVEATNVHTLDDPELHKFPVAYLTEPGYWIPNEEEVIGLRTYLAKGGFLIVDDFHFEPEWATFERAIRRVLPQARIDVLDVSHPVFHSFFEITSLRVPYPGRLGEAGLYGEFYGIHEDNDPAKRLSVVINYNMDIGDYMEWSATDVYNPMPTNEAYKFGINYVIYGLTH; from the coding sequence ATGCTCCGCATCCGGGCCCGCGTCTGGCTCGCGGTCGCGCTGGCCGTGCTCGCGGCGGCGCCTGCCGTGCTGTACGCGCAGTGGGGACGCTTCGGCGGCGGCCGTGGGGCGATGATCCTGCCGAACGCGCCGTACGACGGCCGGTTCGCGTTCGTCCGCATCCGCTACCGATCGGGAGGAAGCTGGAGCGCCGACTATCCGGCCATGGAGCGCAACCTGTCGACGATGCTGAAGGCGCTCACGTCGATGGACCCGCACGTGGAGGCGACGAACGTGCACACGCTCGACGATCCCGAGCTGCACAAGTTCCCCGTCGCCTACCTCACCGAGCCGGGCTACTGGATTCCGAACGAGGAGGAGGTCATCGGCTTGCGGACCTACCTCGCGAAGGGCGGCTTCCTCATCGTGGACGACTTCCACTTCGAGCCGGAGTGGGCGACCTTCGAGCGAGCGATCCGGCGCGTGCTGCCGCAGGCGCGCATCGACGTGCTCGACGTCTCGCATCCGGTGTTCCACAGCTTCTTCGAGATCACGTCACTGCGCGTGCCGTATCCAGGCCGTCTCGGCGAAGCCGGCCTGTACGGCGAGTTCTACGGCATCCACGAGGACAACGATCCCGCCAAGCGGCTGAGCGTGGTCATCAACTACAACATGGACATCGGCGACTACATGGAGTGGTCCGCGACCGACGTCTACAACCCGATGCCGACGAACGAAGCCTACAAGTTCGGCATCAACTACGTGATCTACGGCTTGACGCATTGA
- a CDS encoding YajQ family cyclic di-GMP-binding protein produces the protein MAALASFDITSAVDLQEVDNAVNQARKEVAQRYDFKDSKSSIDFKRAENALELVSDDNFRMEALWEVVLSRMIKRGVPVKNLEPSDIAPIGGGLVKRSVSLQQGIPSDAARDIVKFLKDQKLKKVQVAIQGDQLRVSSPSKDELQQAMRLLRAQDFGVELQFGNYRG, from the coding sequence ATGGCCGCACTCGCGTCGTTCGACATCACGTCCGCGGTCGATCTCCAGGAGGTCGACAATGCGGTCAACCAGGCCCGCAAGGAAGTGGCCCAGCGCTACGATTTCAAGGACTCGAAGTCGTCGATCGACTTCAAGCGGGCCGAGAACGCCCTCGAGCTCGTGTCGGACGACAACTTCCGGATGGAGGCCCTGTGGGAGGTCGTGCTCTCGCGCATGATCAAGCGCGGCGTGCCGGTGAAGAACCTCGAGCCGTCTGACATCGCCCCCATCGGCGGCGGCCTCGTCAAGCGATCCGTGTCGCTGCAGCAGGGTATCCCCAGCGACGCCGCGCGCGACATCGTCAAGTTCCTGAAGGATCAGAAGCTGAAGAAGGTGCAGGTCGCCATTCAGGGCGATCAGCTCCGCGTCTCCTCGCCGTCGAAGGACGAGCTGCAGCAGGCCATGCGGCTGTTGCGCGCGCAGGACTTCGGCGTCGAGCTGCAGTTCGGCAACTATCGCGGCTGA
- a CDS encoding xylose isomerase, which yields MTDPYTPRPEHRFTFGLWTIGNVGRDPFGDAVRPPLDPVSAAALLGEVGAWGVNFHDNDLVPIDATPADRDRIVRDFRRACERYGLVVPMATANLFTDPVFRDGAFTANDPAVRAYAVQKTMRAMDLGAELGATIFVLWGGREGVETDACRRPDEAVKRLRDAVNYLCEYSRDQRYGYRFAMEAKPNEPRGDVYMATTGNYLGFIATLAHPEMVGVNPEVAHETMAGLNFVHAVAQAWEAGKLFHIDLNDQVSGRYDQDYRFGAANPKSTFFLVKFLHDVGYDGPRHFDAHAYRTEDHEGVKDFARGCMRTYLILEEKARRWNADPEIQALVAGAETASQEAPSALLYSRPHRDALLALAFDRRVMASRPLQYERLDQLTMEVLLGVR from the coding sequence ATGACCGACCCCTACACGCCCCGCCCCGAACACAGGTTCACCTTCGGTCTCTGGACGATCGGCAACGTCGGCCGCGATCCGTTCGGCGACGCCGTTCGTCCGCCACTCGATCCGGTGAGTGCGGCCGCGCTGCTCGGCGAGGTCGGCGCCTGGGGCGTGAACTTCCACGACAACGACCTCGTGCCGATCGACGCCACGCCCGCGGATCGCGATCGGATCGTTCGCGACTTCCGCCGGGCGTGCGAACGGTACGGGCTCGTCGTGCCGATGGCCACGGCCAACCTCTTCACCGATCCGGTCTTCCGAGACGGCGCGTTCACGGCCAACGATCCGGCCGTCCGCGCCTACGCGGTGCAGAAGACGATGCGCGCCATGGATCTCGGCGCCGAGCTCGGCGCGACGATCTTCGTGCTGTGGGGCGGACGCGAAGGCGTCGAAACCGACGCGTGCCGGCGGCCGGACGAGGCCGTCAAACGGCTGCGCGACGCCGTGAACTACCTGTGCGAGTACAGCCGCGATCAGCGGTACGGCTACCGCTTCGCGATGGAGGCGAAACCGAACGAGCCTCGTGGCGACGTCTACATGGCCACGACCGGCAACTACCTGGGCTTCATCGCGACGCTCGCCCATCCCGAGATGGTCGGCGTGAACCCTGAAGTCGCCCACGAGACGATGGCCGGCCTGAACTTCGTCCATGCCGTCGCGCAGGCATGGGAGGCGGGCAAGCTGTTCCACATCGATCTCAACGATCAGGTCAGCGGCCGCTACGATCAGGACTACCGGTTCGGCGCCGCCAACCCCAAGAGCACGTTCTTCCTCGTCAAGTTCCTCCATGACGTGGGCTACGACGGGCCCCGCCACTTCGACGCGCACGCCTATCGGACCGAGGATCACGAGGGCGTGAAGGACTTCGCGCGCGGCTGCATGCGCACGTATCTCATCCTCGAGGAGAAGGCGCGCCGCTGGAACGCCGATCCCGAGATCCAGGCGCTCGTGGCCGGCGCCGAGACGGCCAGCCAGGAGGCACCGTCGGCGCTGCTCTACTCTCGGCCGCACCGTGACGCGCTGCTCGCCCTGGCCTTCGACCGCCGCGTCATGGCGTCGCGACCACTGCAGTACGAGCGGCTCGATCAGTTGACGATGGAGGTGCTGCTCGGCGTAAGGTAG